From Solanum lycopersicum chromosome 8, SLM_r2.1, the proteins below share one genomic window:
- the HAM gene encoding GRAS transcriptional regulator HAM isoform X1 has product MIVIPQSNNLPAKGVLGVSGFVPSISSSSSPEASICKKDANFTRNEPVSVLDTRSPSPSASSSSCSYGAQHGGNTAVPGVGSGKTDGRKEELVTELEPFTVGLEPEKSVLGFGDLDNLLPEFAGSDQSFLRWISGDVEDPSVSLKQLLNGDLGCGVSLQSSGFEVSATGSLAHSDNVSFSGSNICLNANIEKLSSVIDSINSRNNNFENPNVNPSLEQKPQPFGPQVMANQTQFQNAACVNIFGSSSYDINQEQPPPKRHNSGTLGGALLPKVPFFDANCDFMLRKQPLGQMQPQVNLLPPHQFQPKPLIVPKLEAAGGGGNGNLMVPRHQLQEQQFIYDQIFQASELLLAGQFSNAQMILARLNQQLSPIGKPSRRAAFYIKEALQLPFLLPCTSTFLPPRSPTPFDCVLKMDAYKAFSEISPLIQFMNFTSNQAILEALGDAEQIHIIDFDIGFGAQWSSFMQELPSSNRKATSLKITAFASPSTHHSIEIGIMHESLTQFANDAGIRFELEVINLDSFDPKSYPLSTLRSSECEAIAINFPIWSISSCPFAFPSLLHCMKQLSPKVVVSLERGCERTELPLKHHLIHALQYYETLLASIDAANITPDIGKKIERSLFQPSIENMILGRLRSSDRMPPWRNLFASAGFSPVAFSNMTEIQAECVVKRTQVGGFHVQKRQTSLVLCWKQQELLSAVTWRCRGAFLLKPEEIFF; this is encoded by the coding sequence ATGATTGTAATACCTCAAAGTAATAACCTACCAGCAAAAGGGGTTCTTGGTGTTTCTGGTTTTGTGCcttcaatttcttcatcttcttcaccaGAAGCATCAATTTGCAAGAAAGATGCGAACTTTACTAGAAATGAACCAGTTTCTGTGTTGGATACAAGAAGTCCAAGTCCTTCAGCTTCATCTTCGTCGTGCTCTTATGGTGCTCAACATGGTGGAAATACTGCAGTTCCCGGTGTCGGAAGTGGGAAAACTGATGGCAGGAAGGAGGAGTTAGTGACGGAGCTGGAGCCATTCACGGTAGGGTTGGAGCCTGAAAAATCTGTTCTTGGATTTGGAGATTTGGATAATTTGTTGCCTGAATTTGCCGGCTCCGACCAAAGCTTTCTCAGGTGGATTTCCGGTGATGTGGAGGACCCGTCAGTCAGCTTGAAGCAATTACTCAATGGGGATTTGGGTTGTGGAGTTTCTCTTCAAAGCTCTGGATTTGAGGTTTCAGCTACAGGTTCTTTAGCTCATTCAGATAATGTCTCTTTTTCTGGTTCAAATATCTGTCTGAATGCCAACATTGAAAAACTTAGTTCTGTCATAGATTCAATAAATAGTCGAAACAATAACTTCGAAAACCCGAATGTCAACCCTTCTCTAGAACAGAAGCCTCAACCTTTTGGTCCACAAGTAATGGCAAACCAAACTCAATTCCAGAATGCGGCTTGTGTTAACATTTTTGGGTCATCATCATATGACATCAATCAAGAACAGCCTCCGCCCAAACGCCACAATTCGGGTACCCTTGGAGGAGCTCTATTGCCTAAAGTTCCTTTTTTTGATGCCAATTGTGACTTCATGTTGAGGAAACAACCATTGGGACAAATGCAGCCACAAGTTAATTTGCTGCCTCCTCACCAGTTTCAGCCAAAGCCATTGATTGTACCTAAGCTTGAGGCAGCTGGTGGTGGTGGTAATGGTAATTTGATGGTGCCTCGTCATCAATTGCAGGAACAACAGTTCATTTATGACCAGATTTTTCAGGCCTCTGAACTATTGCTGGCTGGACAATTCTCAAACGCGCAAATGATATTGGCGCGGCTCAATCAACAGCTTTCTCCCATTGGGAAACCCTCAAGGAGGGCTGCTTTTTATATCAAGGAGGCTCTGCAGTTGCCTTTCCTTTTGCCTTGCACATCCACATTTTTGCCTCCAAGAAGTCCCACCCCATTTGACTGTGTGCTTAAGATGGATGCTTACAAGGCCTTTTCCGAAATATCTCCACTTATCCAATTCATGAATTTCACCTCCAATCAGGCTATTCTTGAAGCTCTTGGGGATGCTGAGCAAATTCACATAATAGATTTTGACATAGGTTTTGGTGCTCAATGGTCCTCGTTTATGCAAGAGCTCCCAAGTAGCAATAGAAAGGCAACTTCTCTAAAGATTACAGCCTTTGCCTCCCCATCAACCCACCACTCAATCGAAATTGGTATCATGCATGAAAGTTTAACACAGTTTGCTAATGACGCGGGAATACGATTTGAGCTTGAAGTTATTAACTTGGATTCCTTTGACCCCAAATCTTATCCCTTATCCACCTTGAGGTCATCTGAGTGTGAGGCAATTGCTATAAATTTCCCTATCTGGTCTATTTCAAGCTGTCCGTTTGCATTTCCTTCACTTCTTCACTGCATGAAGCAATTATCTCCTAAAGTTGTTGTATCATTGGAACGCGGATGTGAACGTACTGAACTCCCCTTAAAGCATCACCTCATCCATGCTCTCCAGTATTACGAGACACTCTTAGCTAGTATTGATGCTGCTAATATAACTCCAGACATTGGGAAAAAGATAGAGAGGTCTCTCTTCCAGCCTAGCATTGAGAACATGATCTTGGGGCGCCTCCGATCCTCTGATCGGATGCCACCATGGAGAAACCTTTTTGCTTCTGCAGGATTTTCGCCTGTTGCATTTAGTAATATGACTGAAATCCAGGCTGAATGTGTTGTTAAGAGAACTCAGGTAGGAGGGTTTCACGTCCAGAAGCGACAGACGTCACTTGTGCTATGCTGGAAGCAGCAGGAGCTCTTGTCAGCTGTGACTTGGAGGTGCCGAGGAGCTTTTCTTCTGAAGCCAGAAGAGATTTTCTTTTAA
- the HAM gene encoding GRAS transcriptional regulator HAM, with product MIVIPQSNNLPAKGVLGVSGFVPSISSSSSPEASICKKDANFTRNEPVSVLDTRSPSPSASSSSCSYGAQHGGNTAVPGVGSGKTDGRKEELVTELEPFTVGLEPEKSVLGFGDLDNLLPEFAGSDQSFLRWISGDVEDPSVSLKQLLNGDLGCGVSLQSSGFEVSATGSLAHSDNVSFSGSNICLNANIEKLSSVIDSINSRNNNFENPNVNPSLEQKPQPFGPQVMANQTQFQNAACVNIFGSSSYDINQEQPPPKRHNSGTLGGALLPKVPFFDANCDFMLRKQPLGQMQPQVNLLPPHQFQPKPLIVPKLEAAGGGGNGNLMVPRHQLQEQQFIYDQIFQASELLLAGQFSNAQMILARLNQQLSPIGKPSRRAAFYIKEALQLPFLLPCTSTFLPPRSPTPFDCVLKMDAYKAFSEISPLIQFMNFTSNQAILEALGDAEQIHIIDFDIGFGAQWSSFMQELPSSNRKATSLKITAFASPSTHHSIEIGIMHESLTQFANDAGIRFELEVINLDSFDPKSYPLSTLRSSECEAIAINFPIWSISSCPFAFPSLLHCMKQLSPKVVVSLERGCERTELPLKHHLIHALQYYETLLASIDAANITPDIGKKIERSLFQPSIENMILGRLRSSDRMPPWRNLFASAGFSPVAFSNMTEIQAECVVKRTQVGGFHVQKRQTSLVLCWKQQELLSAVTWRC from the coding sequence ATGATTGTAATACCTCAAAGTAATAACCTACCAGCAAAAGGGGTTCTTGGTGTTTCTGGTTTTGTGCcttcaatttcttcatcttcttcaccaGAAGCATCAATTTGCAAGAAAGATGCGAACTTTACTAGAAATGAACCAGTTTCTGTGTTGGATACAAGAAGTCCAAGTCCTTCAGCTTCATCTTCGTCGTGCTCTTATGGTGCTCAACATGGTGGAAATACTGCAGTTCCCGGTGTCGGAAGTGGGAAAACTGATGGCAGGAAGGAGGAGTTAGTGACGGAGCTGGAGCCATTCACGGTAGGGTTGGAGCCTGAAAAATCTGTTCTTGGATTTGGAGATTTGGATAATTTGTTGCCTGAATTTGCCGGCTCCGACCAAAGCTTTCTCAGGTGGATTTCCGGTGATGTGGAGGACCCGTCAGTCAGCTTGAAGCAATTACTCAATGGGGATTTGGGTTGTGGAGTTTCTCTTCAAAGCTCTGGATTTGAGGTTTCAGCTACAGGTTCTTTAGCTCATTCAGATAATGTCTCTTTTTCTGGTTCAAATATCTGTCTGAATGCCAACATTGAAAAACTTAGTTCTGTCATAGATTCAATAAATAGTCGAAACAATAACTTCGAAAACCCGAATGTCAACCCTTCTCTAGAACAGAAGCCTCAACCTTTTGGTCCACAAGTAATGGCAAACCAAACTCAATTCCAGAATGCGGCTTGTGTTAACATTTTTGGGTCATCATCATATGACATCAATCAAGAACAGCCTCCGCCCAAACGCCACAATTCGGGTACCCTTGGAGGAGCTCTATTGCCTAAAGTTCCTTTTTTTGATGCCAATTGTGACTTCATGTTGAGGAAACAACCATTGGGACAAATGCAGCCACAAGTTAATTTGCTGCCTCCTCACCAGTTTCAGCCAAAGCCATTGATTGTACCTAAGCTTGAGGCAGCTGGTGGTGGTGGTAATGGTAATTTGATGGTGCCTCGTCATCAATTGCAGGAACAACAGTTCATTTATGACCAGATTTTTCAGGCCTCTGAACTATTGCTGGCTGGACAATTCTCAAACGCGCAAATGATATTGGCGCGGCTCAATCAACAGCTTTCTCCCATTGGGAAACCCTCAAGGAGGGCTGCTTTTTATATCAAGGAGGCTCTGCAGTTGCCTTTCCTTTTGCCTTGCACATCCACATTTTTGCCTCCAAGAAGTCCCACCCCATTTGACTGTGTGCTTAAGATGGATGCTTACAAGGCCTTTTCCGAAATATCTCCACTTATCCAATTCATGAATTTCACCTCCAATCAGGCTATTCTTGAAGCTCTTGGGGATGCTGAGCAAATTCACATAATAGATTTTGACATAGGTTTTGGTGCTCAATGGTCCTCGTTTATGCAAGAGCTCCCAAGTAGCAATAGAAAGGCAACTTCTCTAAAGATTACAGCCTTTGCCTCCCCATCAACCCACCACTCAATCGAAATTGGTATCATGCATGAAAGTTTAACACAGTTTGCTAATGACGCGGGAATACGATTTGAGCTTGAAGTTATTAACTTGGATTCCTTTGACCCCAAATCTTATCCCTTATCCACCTTGAGGTCATCTGAGTGTGAGGCAATTGCTATAAATTTCCCTATCTGGTCTATTTCAAGCTGTCCGTTTGCATTTCCTTCACTTCTTCACTGCATGAAGCAATTATCTCCTAAAGTTGTTGTATCATTGGAACGCGGATGTGAACGTACTGAACTCCCCTTAAAGCATCACCTCATCCATGCTCTCCAGTATTACGAGACACTCTTAGCTAGTATTGATGCTGCTAATATAACTCCAGACATTGGGAAAAAGATAGAGAGGTCTCTCTTCCAGCCTAGCATTGAGAACATGATCTTGGGGCGCCTCCGATCCTCTGATCGGATGCCACCATGGAGAAACCTTTTTGCTTCTGCAGGATTTTCGCCTGTTGCATTTAGTAATATGACTGAAATCCAGGCTGAATGTGTTGTTAAGAGAACTCAGGTAGGAGGGTTTCACGTCCAGAAGCGACAGACGTCACTTGTGCTATGCTGGAAGCAGCAGGAGCTCTTGTCAGCTGTGACTTGGAGGTGCCGA